The DNA region GCTATTTTTACCGGGGTGTCAGTTGTTATGAAAACAATGATTTGTTTCAAAATGCTGCCATGAACATTTGCCCCGGTGGGCGGGGAGTACCCTTTGGGCATGCAGAGGTGCTGGTTTATTTGCGAGGTACATGCagagcacagacacacacacacagagcggcACATTCCTCCTTGTGATTTGCAGACCTGGCTTTAAAGCACAGCCTGATGCTTTTTCTTTCCTGTGTCATTTACTCTCTAGCGTCCAAAAGGTCCCCAGAGCACCAGAACACCACGGATGCCCCCGGGGCTGTCTGGGAGGCCCCTCCGTCACCCCCGGACAGTGGAAGGGAACAGGATCCCAAGAGCGGAGAGCTCCTGAGAAATGTCACTGAGGCAGGGGGGAATAGCTACACAGTGGAGCCCTCGGAGGCAGCCAGAGTGAAGGAATCCTGGAGAAAGACACCTGCTGATctccctgggctggcagcagAAGGCGTAGGCACAGCTGCTGCAGCTTCCGACCAAGTCCGCAGCCTTCCTGGAGCAGGGATCTCTGTACGGTATTATCCTGGCGGGATTAGCGAGGAGAGCTATGAATCATCGCTCTGTTTGGGATGCCCCAGGGGGGTTGACAGCCAGAGTGCCTGGCCCCCGAAGCCTTTGTTGGCTAAGGACAATGAGGGGGCCATGGAAGCCTCTTCAGCCGTGACTAGTGTGGCTTGGCCTGTGAATGGAGAGGCCATTGTTTTGGCATTAAGTGACACAAAGGGAGCGCCGGAGAGCACTGCCCTTGTCCCTgagagccaggaggaggctgggaGCGGAGACCAGCCTGCCAGAGCCTCTCCGGGCAATGTGTGGAACCCGGGAGCTTTCGTGGAGCTCATGGTCACCCCACCTGCCTACCAGGTCCCCATGGAGATGGCGGGCGCAGCCAGCTCATCAGTAGGACCCGGCCTCAGCTCTGATTCACCCAAGatggacctgctgctggaggtCTTCAGGGAAGGGGTGCTGCAGCCCCCCACTCCGGATGGCCGTGCccctgagctgggcacccagatgcagagcagcacagggctggcaCAGGACTCCGCCCAGAAggaggagcccctggagctgtggctggCGTCGTCCAGCAGCTCCCCGGCCCAGGGGGCTCTAGGCCACACTGATCTAACCTGGCTCAATCCTGAAGTGTCCCCGGGGCCCCAGCTGGCCATCACGACCCCTGTCAATGCTCTCAAGACCCCCGAGCCTCCCTCAGCTCAGTCGGTCTCCGAGATCATCGACATCGACTACTACGACCTCTTTGGTGGGGAGAGccaaggcaggggtgggggcctgGAGGATTTCCCTGCCAGGGGCCCTGGGGG from Gopherus evgoodei ecotype Sinaloan lineage chromosome 2, rGopEvg1_v1.p, whole genome shotgun sequence includes:
- the CSPG5 gene encoding chondroitin sulfate proteoglycan 5, which produces MGSAAGAAGGPCRRPALLLTLALILAAGPGAAPASKRSPEHQNTTDAPGAVWEAPPSPPDSGREQDPKSGELLRNVTEAGGNSYTVEPSEAARVKESWRKTPADLPGLAAEGVGTAAAASDQVRSLPGAGISVRYYPGGISEESYESSLCLGCPRGVDSQSAWPPKPLLAKDNEGAMEASSAVTSVAWPVNGEAIVLALSDTKGAPESTALVPESQEEAGSGDQPARASPGNVWNPGAFVELMVTPPAYQVPMEMAGAASSSVGPGLSSDSPKMDLLLEVFREGVLQPPTPDGRAPELGTQMQSSTGLAQDSAQKEEPLELWLASSSSSPAQGALGHTDLTWLNPEVSPGPQLAITTPVNALKTPEPPSAQSVSEIIDIDYYDLFGGESQGRGGGLEDFPARGPGGADSPKTKLDDKTMSWAIHELYDDFTPFDESDFYPTTSFYTDGDEDGEDDELDEEEEEEDGGGGLARDLEEENNSKLPTPLTPKIQTTVQQAEPTSRRYVIPPLQTFIVSGGDATSRPRPAETSKDLSQSAVAAGPGGENGTECRSGYVRHNNSCKSVCDIFPSYCHNGGQCYLVEGLGAFCRCNTQDYIWHKGIRCESIITDFQVMCVAVGSAALVVLLLFMMTVFFAKKLYLLKTENNKLRKTRYRTPSELHNDNFSLSTIAEGSHPNDDPNASHKLQDSLKSCVKEEESFNIQNSMSPKHDNGKGEQDEAGMNCLQNNLT